CGGCAGTGGGTTCCAGTTTTTCATGCCCCAGGGGTTCCAGGACCACGTCGAGTTTGTTGTCTTTCCGGATGGCTTTGATATACCCGCGGGCGGGTTGCCCGATCTCCAGGTTCCGGTATATCTGATCGGAAAAGACAAGGCCTTTGTGCCGCTGTTCCACAATAACCTCCGTTCCCAGGTCGGTGGTCCTGTACGGCAGGATGGACACCGGCTGGCCAATGCTGAGGGAAAATTCCTCATTGTCCAGGAATCGGTTGATCCGGGCGGAAGCGACCAAACGAAAGGATTTCGGGTCCAGGAAACAATATACCACGTAGCTCTTTCCCTTTTCCATGCGTTCGGGCTGTTCCCGGAAGGGGACCAGCAGGTGTTTTTCGAGCCCCCAGTTTAAAAAGGCCCCGAACTGATTGACCTCGGCCACCTCCAGGTACCCAAAGGTATTCCGGGTGACCAGGGGTTCCAGCGTTGTGGCGATGGGACGCTCCTCGTGGTCCAGGTAGCAAAAAACCCGTAGCTCCTGCCCTATCTCGAAATCGTCCGGTACATACTTGTTGGGCAGCAACAGGTCGTCCACGTCATCGTCCCCGAGGAACAACCCCACGCGGGTGCTCCGTTTAATGGTAAGCGTATTGTAATTGCCCAGTTCGATCATTGCAGTAATTCTTCATCTGGTGGTCCCGGGCGGCGGGCCGCCGGCGTCAAAGGTACACAGATTCCTTCCCGAAATGCCGCGTAAGCATGTAATATACCACAACGCGGTACTTGTTCCGCTGGGAAGCGCCATAGGTTTCGAGGACCTCCCGGATGGCAGCCATGAGCGCCTCATTGTCGGGAAGCCCGAGTTTTCCAATCAGGAAATTCCGGCGGACGGTTTCCAGTTCGGCGGGATCCGAGCCCGAAACGCGTGCGGAATCGTGGTTGTATATGGCAGGGCCCAGGCCAATGGCAACGGCCCGGAGCAATTCCATATCCGGGTCCTGCCCGAATTTCTCACGGATATCGGCAGCGTAGAGTGGGATGAGTTGGTCGCGTCGGCTCATATTGCAGCGGCTTATGTTCAGAAGGTTGCGGGGAAATCCAAGGCCTAAGTTAGAAAATCGAAGTAGTCGAGCAAAATACGGTCGTTGATTTCGCGGGGGGTGCGGACTTCCAGGAGGATCGGGCGCCCGGAAGGATCCCAGAATCCGTCAAGCGCAGCCTCTAGTTCCCCGGCAGAGGCAGCCCGCCGGTAACCCATGCCAAACATGTTGCAGACCGGTTCCATGTCCCGGTTATGCACTGTTTCAAAATAATCGGCAAAGGC
This genomic window from Robiginitalea biformata HTCC2501 contains:
- a CDS encoding CvfB family protein, whose amino-acid sequence is MIELGNYNTLTIKRSTRVGLFLGDDDVDDLLLPNKYVPDDFEIGQELRVFCYLDHEERPIATTLEPLVTRNTFGYLEVAEVNQFGAFLNWGLEKHLLVPFREQPERMEKGKSYVVYCFLDPKSFRLVASARINRFLDNEEFSLSIGQPVSILPYRTTDLGTEVIVEQRHKGLVFSDQIYRNLEIGQPARGYIKAIRKDNKLDVVLEPLGHEKLEPTAERIFRELEASGGMLPLHDKSDPGEISKRLKMSKKLFKKGIGVLYKERRIDIRDDGIYLR
- a CDS encoding DUF2853 family protein; translated protein: MSRRDQLIPLYAADIREKFGQDPDMELLRAVAIGLGPAIYNHDSARVSGSDPAELETVRRNFLIGKLGLPDNEALMAAIREVLETYGASQRNKYRVVVYYMLTRHFGKESVYL